The nucleotide sequence TGTTCGTCCAGCGGGATCTGTACGATCGCTTCGTGGACGCCCTGGCTTCCCGGGTGCGAAATCTTCGGGTGGGAGACCCCATGGACGACCGCACCGAAGTGGGGCCGCTGATTCACGCCGATCATTTGGAGCGGGTGATGGGGTATATCACCCTGGGGCAGGAGGAAGGGGCGAAAATGTTGGTGGGAGGGGCCAGGCATCCGGGATTCCCCCGGGGGAATTATTTGCAGCCCACTTTGTTCGTGGATGTAAGAAACGACATGAGGATCGCCCAAGAAGAGATTTTTGGCCCCGTTATGACAGTGATCCCCTTCGATTCGGAAGACGAAGCCCTCCGGATGGCGAACGATGTGAAATATGGCCTTGCGGCTTACGTATGGACAAAGGATCTGGACCGGGCGAACCGGATGGCTCTGGGCCTGGAGGCGGGAATGGTGTGGGTCAATTCCCAGAATGTCCGGGATCTGCGCACCCCCTTTGGCGGGAGCAAATTTAGCGGGATCGGCCGGGAAGGTGGCCACTACAGCTTCGAGTTTTACACCGAGTTAAAAACGATTCATGTGGCGCTGTCTGACCATCCGATCCCGAAATTTGGGCAATAGGTCGGGGCGAAGCGGGGAGCTTCCCCCGCTTCGCCCACATCCTGCGATGGGTAGGGGGAGATCGATGTGATCAAAAAATTCCGTATGATCATTCCAACTCTGGCTTTGGCTTTGGGGTTGGCGGGTTGTGGAGGCAGTCCGGCGAACTCCGGAGGCGGGCAGGGTACTTCTCCAGGGGGAGGGGCGCCTTCGGATACGGTTAAGATCGGCGCCGAGCTCTCGGTCACAGGGCCGGCCTCTTCCTTGGGACGCCCAGAACGGGACACCCTCCAGATGGTGGTGGATGAAATCAATGCCTCTGGGGGCGTCGGAGGCAAGAAACTTCAACTGATCACCTACGATGACGAGAGTAACCCGACAAAGGCCGTTCTGAATCTGAAGAAAATTCTGGACCAAGACCACGTGTCGGCCGTGATCGGTGGCACCACGAGCGCCATTAGCCTGGGTTTGATTCCCACCATCGAGCAGGCGAAAGTCCCCTTTTTCTCCCTTGCCGCTGATCAGCGCATTGCGACACCGGTCAAGCCCTGGGTGTTCAAGCTGCCCCAAGGGGATAATCTCGTGGTGGAACGGATCCTCGCTTATCTGAAGTCTCAAAACATCACCAAAGTGGGATGGCTGAGTTCCTCGGATGATTTTGGACAAGGGGGGAAGAACACTTTTGAGGCCCTGGCCCCGAAATACGGGATCCAAGGGGTTGCCTTTGAAAGTTACGTGCCCACAGATAAAGACATGATCCCGCAGTTGACCCGGATCAAAAACGCAAGCCCGCAAGCGGTGATTATCTACGGCATTCCGCCCGGGGCGTCCATTGCCACGAAAAATTTTGCCCAACTCGGCTTTAAGGTACCGCTCATCCATAGTCATGGCATTGCCAACCAGGACTTCTTGACACAAACCGGGTCGGCCTCCAATGGCGTCGTGTTCCCGGCCTCGAAACTGTTGGTGGCGAATCAGTTGCCCGACACGGACAAGCAGAAAACCGTTTTATTGAAGTATAAGGACGATTTTGAGAAGAAGTTTGGTTACCCGGCCAATGCTTTCGGAGGCCACGCCTGGGATGCCATCCAAATAGTGGCCAAAGCCGCGGGTGCTGTGGGCGGAGATCCTCAGAAAATTAGAGACTATGTCGAAAACAATACCAAGGATTTTGTCGGATGTACCGGTGTGTTCACCTTTAACCCCGCCGATCACAACGGACTCACTAAAGAAGCGTTGGCTTTGATTAAAGTGGTGGACGGCAAGTGGACACTGCTGCAGGAATAAAGGAAAGCGCGGGGAGGGATGGCCGGTGAGCGGAGCGTCATTGTTGCAACTGTTTTTCTCGGGTTTGACCATCGGCTCGATTTACGCGTTGATCGCCGTCGGGTTTGTGGTGACCTTCAGCGTGACGGGCATCCTGAACCTCGCCCAAGGGGAATTCGCCGCCGTCGGGGCGCTCACGGCGGCCTCTCTCCACATGCACGGTGCGGCCCTGTGGGTGTCGGTGTTGGCCGGGACCGCTGCGGCGGTGCTCCTGGGCATCGTCATGGAGCGAGCCGTGATCCGGCCGGCCCGGCGCATCGACCTGTTGTCGGTGGTGATCATCACCATTGGGGTGGATATTGTGATTCGGGGCGCCGCCCTGATGATCTGGGGGGCCGATCCCCTGACCCTGGCTCCTTTTACCGATCGGCCGCCTTTGCACCTGGGAGGGGCCACCCTCGATTGGCAGACCGTGTGGACTGTGGCGATCAGCGGTGTCTTCTTCGTCGCCCTGATCTGGTTCTTTCGAACGTACCAGGGAAAAGCGGTGCGGGCTGCAGTGATGAACCACACTGCCGCCAGGCTCGTCGGCATTCGCCCGTCGCGCTTGTCCTTTTACGCCTTTGCCGTCTCCGCTGGGCTCGGGGGGCTGGCGGGCACCATCGTGGCCCCCATCACCGGCGCCACCTACGACATGGGACTCATGCTCGGGCTCAAGGCCTTTGTGGCTGCGGTCATCGGTGGACTGAACAATGCGCCGGCTGCCGTATTGGGAGGACTTCTGGTAGGACTGCTGGAAGCTTTCACCGCTGGGCTGATTTCTTCCGATTACCGGGATGCGATTACGTTTATCGTCCTGCTTCTCATGCTTTTTGTGCGGCCGTCGGGATTGTTCGGCCGAACCGCGGGAAAGCGCGTATAAGGAGGGCGTGCCATGATTCGCCGTGGGCCGCTTGCACAACTGTATCCACCGTCTTGGCCGGCCATTGTCACGGTGGGGATCGTTTTGGCCGTCATTCCTTTTGCTTTCGGGCCATACGTCCTCAGCGTTCTCATTGCGGTCGGGCTCTCTTCCATCGTTGCGGTGGGACTGTCCCTGTTTATTGGGTATGCCGGGCAGATCTCCTTGGGGCACGCCGGATTCTACGGAATCGGGGCGTATACCTCGGCCATTCTCGCCCTTCGGGGAGTGGACGGCTGGGCGACCATTCTCATTGGCATGGCGATCACCGGAGGAGTGGCCTGGCTGGTAAGCCGCCCCACCCTGAGGTTGGAAGGACACTACTTGGCCATGGCCACCCTCGGCTTGGGAATGATCCTGAATATCATAATGATCCAATGGACCTCTGTGACCGGAGGGCCGTCTGGACTGACCGGAATTCCCCCGCTGACTGTGGGATCCTTCGTCTTTGACGCGGACTGGAAGCTTTATTACTTAATCTGGGTAATGGCACTACTCGTGATTTGGGGATTTCGAAATTTGGTGCACTCCCGGGTCGGGCGGGCTCTGAAAGCCCTGGCGGAAAGCGAAGCGGCGGCTTCGAGCCTCGGGGTGCCGACGGCCCGTTTCAAAGAGATGGCTTTTATCCTCAGCGCCATGGCCGCTTCCCTGGCCGGCAGTCTGTATGCTTTTTATCTGTCCTTCGTCAGTCCTTCTACCTTTGACGCCATCGCGTCCATCGAGTTTTTGATCATGGCTATCGCCGGAGGCGTGCGCAGCGTCTGGGGGGCTCCCGTGGGGGCGGCGGTGGTGACGATTCTGAGTCAGGCGATGAAAAGTGTCGTTCCAGCGCTGTTTCCGTCGGCGGGCGGGGAGTATTCGATCCTTGTCTTTGGTGTGTTGCTCGTGGTTATTCTGTTGTTTCTGCCCCAAGGGATTGTGCCCGGTCTAGCACGGGGCGTGCTCACGATCCGGCACCGCTGGACTCGGCCCGGGGATTCGGGATCGGCGGCTCCAGGAGGGGAGGGGTGAGGATGGCCGAACCGTTGTTGGAGATTCGAAACCTGTCCAAGCGATTTGAGGGCGTCGTTGCCCTGGAAGATATCGGATTTACCGTCCAAAAAGGCCATATCTCCGCCGTGATCGGGCCAAACGGTGCCGGAAAAACGACGTTATTCAACCTTCTGACCGGCATGGTGAAGCCCGATCAAGGCAAAATTCTTTTGGAAGGGCGGCGGATCGACCGGCTTCCAGCCCACGCCATTGCCCGGGCGGGGATCACCCGGACCTTTCAAAATATCGAGATCTTCCAAAACATGACGGTCGTGGAAAATGTGATGGTGGGGCGGCATTTGAGGACCACATCGGGCTGGCTGACCTCATTTTTCTCCTTGCCGGGCAGACTTCGCGATAACCGCCAAGCTTTCCATCGGGCGATGGAGTTGCTGGAAACCTTTGAGCTTGCCGACCGGGCTTTCCAACCTGCGGGAATTTTGCCCTATGGCCTGCAGCGCATGGTGGAAATCGCCCGGGCTTTGGCGGCGGAGCCGAAGCTTTTGCTTCTCGATGAACCGATGGCGGGGCTCAATGCGGGCGAATCCCGAAAGTTGGCGGCCTTCATGCAAGAAATACGGCACACCGGCGTGACGATTCTCTTTATTGAGCACGACATGGAAATGGTCATGGAAACGGCTGACGATATCGTGGTACTGGATCAAGGAAAGATGCTCGCCCAGGGACCGCCGGCCGCCATGCAGCGAGATCCCCGGGTGATTGCCGCCTATTTGGGAGAAGAGGTGATCTAGGTGCTCCGGGTGGAGAATCTGCACACGTTTCGAGGCCGTATCCACGCCCTCAAAGGAGTCGGGATTCATTTGAATCCCGGGGAGATTTTTGCCGTGGTCGGGCCAAATGGCGCTGGGAAAAGCACCCTATTGGGCACCATCGCCGGGCTTTACCGGCCATCCCAGGGCAGAGTTTGGTTTGAAGGCGCTGAGGTCACTGGAACAGCGCCGGAAGAGTTGGTACGCCGGGGTCTAGCCTTGGTTCCCGAACGCCGGCAGGTCTTTCAAGGGCTCAGTGTCCGGGATAACCTACTTCTTGGCGCCTATCACCGATACCGCAAGCAGAGAGAGAGTCTAGAAAAGGACATGGATGACATTCTGACTCTCTTTCCCCGTCTGCGCCAGCGGGTCGGCCAGGCGGCGGGGAGTTTGAGCGGCGGGGAACAGCAGATGCTCGCCGTGGGTCGGGCGCTGATGGCGAGACCCAAGTTGCTGATTCTCGACGAGCCTTCCTTGGGTCTTGCCCCCAAGATGATCGCGGAGTTGTTCGAAGCCTTTGTGGATATGCGGAAATCCCGGGGATTGACGATCCTGTTGGTGGAGCAAAACATCCGGGCCGCCCTGGGGATCGCCGATCGGGGAGTGGTTCTTGAGCGCGGCTGGGTGAAAGTCGAGGGCTCGGTCTCCGAATTGAAAACTCACCCCCAGGTGGAGGTAGCGTATTTGGGGAGATATGCAGAAGCTTCCGCATCTCCCGGCGGCCCGGCGGGATGAGGCCGGGCCGCCTGGTTGGCATGGCCTTTTTACGGGTCACCACCCCGGCGGTGGCCACAAAATCCGTTTCATTTTTTAGCAATTTCAGCCGCACCCGCCCCTTGTACGTTTGCGGGGCGGGCGTTATAATGAAATTGTGTTACTAAAAAATTTTACGTTTATTACATTTTTGGTTGTAAATTTGCGTTTTCGATACACGAGGAGGGTCGAGGATGAGCGAGCCGGCTCTGCAAAGTAAGGATGGAGTCCGGGACGTCGGCGTTCAAGAGGCAGAGGCGCCCCTAAGGGAAGTGAATATTCCGCCAAAGGAACAATGTGTGGAGATGTACCGGTGGATGGTCAAGATCAGGGCCTTTGACCGGCGCTGTGTCCGCCTTCAGCGTCAGGGTCGCATCGGGACTTACGCTCCATTGGAAGGTCAGGAAGCGGCCCAAGTGGGGAGCGCCTTCGCCCTGGACCCCGGAGATATGATGTTTCCCACGTACCGAGATCACGGGGCTATGGCTGTCCACGGTGTGCCCTTGGAGCGGATTCTATTGTACTGGAACGGCCGGGTGGAGGGGACGGACTATCCCCAGGATGTTCAAGTGTTTCCCCCGGCGGTGCCCATCGGAACCCAGATCCCCCACGCCGTCGGTTATGCCATGGCCAGACAGTACCGCGGGGACACGGGAATCGCACTGGGGTATTTTGGGGATGGAGCCACCTCCGAAGGAGATTTCCATGAAGGATTGAATTTTGCCGCCGTATTTCGGGCACCCGTCGTCCTGTTCTGCCAGAACAATCAATATGCCATCAGTGTTCCCTTTTCCCGTCAGACGGCGACTCAGACGGTGGCGGAAAAAGCGGCGGCCTATGGCATCGAAGGAATTCGCGTGGATGGGAATGATCTCCTAGCGGTGTACGCGGCGACCCGGCACGCGGTGGAAAAGGCGAGAAGGGGAGAGGGGCCGACGCTGATCGAAGCTTACACCTACCGGTTCCACTCCCACACCACGGCTGACGACCACACCCGCTACCGCGCCGCCGAGGAGGTGGAAATGTGGAAGAGCCGAGATCCCATTCGGCGGTTTCGGGCGTTTTTAGAAGCCCGGCGGTGGTGGGACGATCAGTCGGAAAGGGCTCTCGCCGATGAGGTGGAAGAGCGGATCGAGCAGGCCGTTCAGACCATGGAGCAGTGGGAAGCGGTAAACCCGGCGGACATGTTCAACCATTGTTTTGCAGATCTTCCGGAGGCGTTGCGAGAGCAGGAGGAAGAGCTCTCGGAAGTGCTGCGGGGGGGGGGGGGGGGTGACCGGTCGTGAGAGACAACCGGAACATGACGATAATCCAAGCCATCCAAGATGGGCTTTACACCGCTCTGGCCGAAGATGATCGGGTTCTGGTTTTCGGAGAGGATGTGGGCCAAAACGGCGGCGTGTTTCGGGCTACCGATGGCTTGCAGGATGCCTTCGGCCCCCGGCGGGTGTTTGATACCCCTCTCTCTGAATCGGGTATTGTGGGCACAGCGGTGGGCATGGCGGCTGCCGGCCTAAGACCGGTGGTGGAGATTCAGTTCATGGGGTTTATTTACCCTGCCTTTGAACAAATTATCAGTCATGCGGCCCGGGTGCGCACCCGCACCCGGGGGCGACATTCGGCTTCCCTGGTCATTCGCGCCCCTTACGGCGGGGGGATCCGGGCGCCCGAACTTCACTCGGACAGTAGCGAGGCGTTTTTTGTGCATCAGCCGGGGCTGAAAGTTGTGGCGCCTTCCGGACCTTATGATGCAAAGGGGCTGTTGCTCGCGGCCATCGACGATCCGGATCCGGTGGTCTTTTTGGAGCCGATTCGACTGTATCGGGCGTTTAAGGAAGAGGTGCCCCTGGGGTACTATACGGTGCCGATCGGGAAGGCCAAAGTGGTGCGGGAAGGCGGAGATCTCGCCATATTCGTCTGGGGCGCGATGGTTCCCCGGGCGATGGAGGCGGCGGAAAAAGCGGCCAGAGAGGACGGGATCGAGACTCGGGTGGTGGATTTGCGCACACTGTTTCCCTTGGATGTGGCAACGATCGTGGAGTCAGTGGAGAAAACCGGCCGGGCGATGATCGTTCACGAAGCTCCCCGCACGGCTGGGGTTGGGGCGGAAGTTGCCACTCTTATCCAGGAAAGGGCCTTTTATTCTCTGGAAGCGCCCGTGGTCCGGGTGACGGGACTTGACGTGCCGTTTCCCCTCTTTTCCTTGGAAGATCTTTATCTTCCGGGGGTTGCTCGGATTCTGTCGGGCATACG is from Kyrpidia tusciae DSM 2912 and encodes:
- a CDS encoding ABC transporter substrate-binding protein, yielding MIKKFRMIIPTLALALGLAGCGGSPANSGGGQGTSPGGGAPSDTVKIGAELSVTGPASSLGRPERDTLQMVVDEINASGGVGGKKLQLITYDDESNPTKAVLNLKKILDQDHVSAVIGGTTSAISLGLIPTIEQAKVPFFSLAADQRIATPVKPWVFKLPQGDNLVVERILAYLKSQNITKVGWLSSSDDFGQGGKNTFEALAPKYGIQGVAFESYVPTDKDMIPQLTRIKNASPQAVIIYGIPPGASIATKNFAQLGFKVPLIHSHGIANQDFLTQTGSASNGVVFPASKLLVANQLPDTDKQKTVLLKYKDDFEKKFGYPANAFGGHAWDAIQIVAKAAGAVGGDPQKIRDYVENNTKDFVGCTGVFTFNPADHNGLTKEALALIKVVDGKWTLLQE
- a CDS encoding branched-chain amino acid ABC transporter permease — its product is MSGASLLQLFFSGLTIGSIYALIAVGFVVTFSVTGILNLAQGEFAAVGALTAASLHMHGAALWVSVLAGTAAAVLLGIVMERAVIRPARRIDLLSVVIITIGVDIVIRGAALMIWGADPLTLAPFTDRPPLHLGGATLDWQTVWTVAISGVFFVALIWFFRTYQGKAVRAAVMNHTAARLVGIRPSRLSFYAFAVSAGLGGLAGTIVAPITGATYDMGLMLGLKAFVAAVIGGLNNAPAAVLGGLLVGLLEAFTAGLISSDYRDAITFIVLLLMLFVRPSGLFGRTAGKRV
- a CDS encoding branched-chain amino acid ABC transporter permease produces the protein MIRRGPLAQLYPPSWPAIVTVGIVLAVIPFAFGPYVLSVLIAVGLSSIVAVGLSLFIGYAGQISLGHAGFYGIGAYTSAILALRGVDGWATILIGMAITGGVAWLVSRPTLRLEGHYLAMATLGLGMILNIIMIQWTSVTGGPSGLTGIPPLTVGSFVFDADWKLYYLIWVMALLVIWGFRNLVHSRVGRALKALAESEAAASSLGVPTARFKEMAFILSAMAASLAGSLYAFYLSFVSPSTFDAIASIEFLIMAIAGGVRSVWGAPVGAAVVTILSQAMKSVVPALFPSAGGEYSILVFGVLLVVILLFLPQGIVPGLARGVLTIRHRWTRPGDSGSAAPGGEG
- a CDS encoding ABC transporter ATP-binding protein, which codes for MAEPLLEIRNLSKRFEGVVALEDIGFTVQKGHISAVIGPNGAGKTTLFNLLTGMVKPDQGKILLEGRRIDRLPAHAIARAGITRTFQNIEIFQNMTVVENVMVGRHLRTTSGWLTSFFSLPGRLRDNRQAFHRAMELLETFELADRAFQPAGILPYGLQRMVEIARALAAEPKLLLLDEPMAGLNAGESRKLAAFMQEIRHTGVTILFIEHDMEMVMETADDIVVLDQGKMLAQGPPAAMQRDPRVIAAYLGEEVI
- a CDS encoding ABC transporter ATP-binding protein, yielding MLRVENLHTFRGRIHALKGVGIHLNPGEIFAVVGPNGAGKSTLLGTIAGLYRPSQGRVWFEGAEVTGTAPEELVRRGLALVPERRQVFQGLSVRDNLLLGAYHRYRKQRESLEKDMDDILTLFPRLRQRVGQAAGSLSGGEQQMLAVGRALMARPKLLILDEPSLGLAPKMIAELFEAFVDMRKSRGLTILLVEQNIRAALGIADRGVVLERGWVKVEGSVSELKTHPQVEVAYLGRYAEASASPGGPAG
- the pdhA gene encoding pyruvate dehydrogenase (acetyl-transferring) E1 component subunit alpha — protein: MSEPALQSKDGVRDVGVQEAEAPLREVNIPPKEQCVEMYRWMVKIRAFDRRCVRLQRQGRIGTYAPLEGQEAAQVGSAFALDPGDMMFPTYRDHGAMAVHGVPLERILLYWNGRVEGTDYPQDVQVFPPAVPIGTQIPHAVGYAMARQYRGDTGIALGYFGDGATSEGDFHEGLNFAAVFRAPVVLFCQNNQYAISVPFSRQTATQTVAEKAAAYGIEGIRVDGNDLLAVYAATRHAVEKARRGEGPTLIEAYTYRFHSHTTADDHTRYRAAEEVEMWKSRDPIRRFRAFLEARRWWDDQSERALADEVEERIEQAVQTMEQWEAVNPADMFNHCFADLPEALREQEEELSEVLRGGGGGDRS
- a CDS encoding alpha-ketoacid dehydrogenase subunit beta, which produces MTIIQAIQDGLYTALAEDDRVLVFGEDVGQNGGVFRATDGLQDAFGPRRVFDTPLSESGIVGTAVGMAAAGLRPVVEIQFMGFIYPAFEQIISHAARVRTRTRGRHSASLVIRAPYGGGIRAPELHSDSSEAFFVHQPGLKVVAPSGPYDAKGLLLAAIDDPDPVVFLEPIRLYRAFKEEVPLGYYTVPIGKAKVVREGGDLAIFVWGAMVPRAMEAAEKAAREDGIETRVVDLRTLFPLDVATIVESVEKTGRAMIVHEAPRTAGVGAEVATLIQERAFYSLEAPVVRVTGLDVPFPLFSLEDLYLPGVARILSGIRRAVAA